One genomic segment of Hordeum vulgare subsp. vulgare chromosome 2H, MorexV3_pseudomolecules_assembly, whole genome shotgun sequence includes these proteins:
- the LOC123427092 gene encoding uncharacterized protein LOC123427092, translating to MSYCQATTYKPLGGLTLDRPLGLGRNCKILPQHSVWQHFSRSCKLEEKVYPRLVVAACHKRLGPVYASSGKGANDPFSMESLNKAMDGAKKQQSIQGFLMEQMARITGQGSGGNGGNNNRYGGSGGGSDGPDDESFTDSLYEVVQVVLATVAFVLTYIHIIRGEELYRLARDYTRYLVTGKRTSRLKRAMLNWRDFSDSITKNFSTQDDVYRSPVASEATWWQQPQKLVHHLGDLFRGNLRPHAQES from the exons ATGAGCTACTGCCAAGCTACAACGTACAAGCCTCTTGGTGGGCTCACTTTGGACAGACCATTAGGTCTTGGGAGAAATTGCAAAATACTTCCTCAACATTCTGTATGGCAACATTTTTCTAGATCTTGCAAGCTGGAAGAGAAAGTATATCCAaggcttgttgttgctgcttgcCATAAGAGGCTTGGTCCTGTATATGCCTCAAGCGGGAAGGGAGCCAATGAT CCTTTCTCTATGGAATCTTTGAACAAAGCAATGGATGGAGCAAAAAAGCAACAGTCTATACAAGGCTTCctgatggagcaaatggctaggatTACAGGACAGGGGTCTGGTGGAAATGGAGGAAATAATAACCGTTATGGAGGCAGCGGTGGTGGTTCTGATGGCCCAGATGACGAATCTTTCACGGATTCATTGTATGAAGTGGTCCAAGTTGTGTTAGCAACTGTTGCTTTTGTACTCACG TATATCCACATCATCAGAGGAGAGGAGTTGTACCGCCTTGCGAGGGACTACACCAGATATCTCGTCACTGGCAAGAGAACATCCCGGCTGAAGCGTGCCATGCTTAACTGGCGTGATTTCTCAGATAGCATCACAAAGAATTTCAGCACACAAGATGATGTGTATCGAAGCCCCGTCGCTTCTGAAGCCACATGGTGGCAACAGCCCCAGAAGCTGGTTCATCATCTCGGTGACCTTTTTAGAGGCAACCTCCGTCCACATGCCcaggaatcttaa